In Bradyrhizobium guangdongense, the sequence GGCAGGAAGGCCAGAAAGAACAGCGCGACCTTGGGATTGAGCGCGTTGGTGAAGACGCCCTGGAGAAAGACCCGCCGCAGCGGGCTCCGCTCGGCTTCGTCCTTGACCGCCAGCAGCCCCGGCCGCGACCACAGCATCTGAAGGCCGGTCAGGACCAGATAGGCCGCGCCGACCAGTTTCAGGATCGAGAACGCGGTGGACGAGGCCATCAAGAGCGCCGAAAGTCCGATCGCCGCGCCTGCGACGTGGAAAAAACAGCCGCAACTGATGCCGAAGGCCGCCGCCGCCCCGCCGCGCCAGCCCATCTGCATGCTGCGGCCGATCACATAGACCGAATCGGGCCCCGGCGTGATGTTGAGCAGCACGCCCAGGACAAAGAGCCAGATTTCGTGAATGCCGAGCATGAGAAAGGCCTCCGCCGCCCCGCCCGGCGGCCTCAAGGGACCGGCCTTAATGGGTTCGCGTCCGGCCGTCCACCGCCGGGAATGCCCGGGATTTGCATCAAATTTGCAATACGGATCATACTTCCGCTCGGCCCCGTCTGTTCTATAAAGGCGCCGGGTCTTGAAATCGTGGATTCGCTGCGACTGCCACGCGGCGGCTGGCCTCTCGCTTTGGAGCTCCGGGGGATATGGAAAGACGTCTGGCTGCCATCGTCTGCGCCGATGTCGCCGGCTATTCGCGCATGATGGGCATTGACGAGGCCGGCACCCACGCCGCCTTCAAGGCCCATCGCAGCGCGATCCATCCGATCATCCTCAACCACGGCGGCCGTGTCGTCAAAAACACCGGCGACGGCTTCCTGCTGGAATTTCCCTCCATCGTCGGCGCCACCGAGGCCGCGATCGCGATGCAGGTCCTGATGGCGGAACGCAACCACCATCTGCCCGCCGACCGCGCCATGCAGTTCCGGCTCGGCATCCATATGGGCGACATCATCGCGGACGAGGACGAGGTGTTCGGCGACGACGTCAACATCGCCGTCCGCCTGGAATCGGTGGCGAGCCCCGGCGGCTTCGCGATCTCGGCCAAGGCGTACAAGGAAGCCAGCAAGCATCTCACCGTGCCGCTGGTCGACGGCGGCAACCATCGCTTCAAGAATATCAGGGATCCGATCGGGGTCTGGACCTGGTCGCCCGAGGGCGCGCCTCCGCTCGCGCCCGAGCTGAAGGAAGGATCGGCGCTGTCGCAGCCTTACCGTACCGCGATCGTCGGCGTGCTGCCGTTCGCCAATCTCAGCGACGCCACGGACGAATATTTTTCCGACGGCCTGACCGAGGACCTGATCCACGCGCTGTCGCTGCAATCCTTCTATCGCGTGCTGAGCCGCAACTCGACCTTCGCCTTCAAGGGCAAGAACGTCAGCACCCGCGTGATCGCGCGCGAGATCGACGCCACCTATCTGATCCAGGGCTCGGTGCGGCGCGCCGGCGCCAAGATCCGCGTGACCGCCGAGCTGATCGCGCCGGAGAGCGGCGAGCAGCTCTGGACCGGCCGCTACGACCGCGACATCGGCGACCTCTTCGCCATGCAGGACGAGATCACGACCAATCTGTCCGCCGCCATCGCCACCGAGATCGTCCGGGCCGAGGCCTCCGCGCCGGCGCGGCCGACCAACGACATCACGGCCTGGGACCGCTTCCTGAAAGGCCTGTCGCATTATTACCGGCAAACCAAGGAGGATCTCGGCGCGGCCGTCGGCCTGTTCCGGGAGGCGATCGCGCTCGACCCCAAACTGTCGATCGCACATGCCTATCTCGCCACGATCCAGATCCAGAGCATCCAGTTCGGCTGGGTCAGGGGCACGCGCGAGATGTGGGCTGAAGCGATGCAGCTTGCCGAAACCAGTGTCCGGCTCGACCCGCGCTCCTCCTTTGCGTTCTCGATCCTGTCCTGGGCGCACGCGATGGAAGGCCATGACGAGGCGGCGATGGACGCCGCCAAGCGCGCAGTGGCCCTCAACCCCTACGACATGGGGGCACGCGGCGTGCTCGGCATCTGCCATTTCGTCATCGGCGAGCACCGCCAGGCCATCGAGCTGTTTTCGATGGCCGCCCAGCGCGACAACAGCGACCCGCGCTATCAATGGGCGGCGCTGACCGCCTTCAGTCACTATCTCGTCCGCCAATATGACGCGACCCTGTCGTGGGCTCGCGAGCAGCTCTACGTCAACCCGAACCACATGCAGGCGCTGGCGATCCGCGCCGCGGCGCTCGCGCAGCTCGGCCGGACCAACGAGGCGGCCGAGGCGACCGGCGTGCTGATGAGCAATTACCCGACCCTGAATGTCGACCGTCATCTGCGGAATTTTCACTGGAAACGGCCGGAGGACATCGCCCACTACCGTGACGGGCTCCTGAAAGCGGGCGTGCCGGCCAGCAAGCTCACGTTGATCCAGAGCGACGTCAGGCGTGCCGCCGAATCGTGAATCGTGAGGCCAGGCCTGCGCGCGCACCGCGACCTCGCGCCCGGCTTTATTGACACCTGAGTGAATTCAGCCACACTTCGTCACACCCAGAAGTAGTATAGTCAGGCTATCGTCCGCTGTCTGTTTGTTAGGACTTTCCGCGCTGTATCGGTGCGGCCGCTTTTCGCGATTCGTTTGTTTCAGGAATTGCCGATGGATAACTCCCGCAAGACGCCGTTCGATCCGTCAATCGAGGTCTCGCCGAACAATCCCTGCCCGTTCCTGCGCGGTCTCGTCGGCGAAGGCTTAGTCGACGGCGGCACCGTCCCGCTCCGGACGCTGTCGCAGACCATCGCAAATGCAAGCGGCGAGACCGGGCTGAAGAAGACCTCGGCCCGCATCCAGGTCCGCGGCGTCGCGCTGATCGCCAACGGCGCCTGTCACATCCTGCAAAGCATCTTCTGGGGCGCACAGCTCGATCGCTTGCGCGGCGGGCCGCTCGACAAGCTCGGCGCCGGCTCGCGCATCCTCGGCGTCGACGGAAAGGTCAACGAGGACGAATTCTCCCGGCTCGCCGGTTTCGGCGGCACCTGTGTCGATCCGGACGGCGGCACCGAAATCGGGCTCAACGCCTCGCAAATCCAGACCTTCATGAACGACAACCTCAAGCGCGCCGGCAACCAGGCGCGCTGGTATTACCCGCTCCTGATGAAGTTCGAATGGCCGATCCTGCTCAGGATCATGGGCAAGGGTCAGGGTGATGATCGCTATCTCAGCGTGGCCGAGGTGAGGACATTGTTCAACGAGCGCAAATTCCCCGACAGGATCACCCAGCGGATCGTGAGCCAGCCGGTCACCCCGCCCTCGCTGATCTTGCGCGCGGCCGGCGGGCTCGTTGCCGCGCTGCTGCTATTGGGCATCGTGGCGCTGCGCTTTCCCGATCAATTCCAGCCGATGCTGCCCCATGTCATCGGCCAGTTCGTGGCCCCGCCATTGCCTAGGCTTGTCGAGCCCCGGGCCGCATACTGGCTCGAGCAGAACTGGGCGCTGGAAGACCGGCACTGGTTTCATCACGCGAGCCAGGGCACCGCGACCTTCCCGGTGCCCTACAGCTGGTTCATGGCGCTCGAGCAGCCGCGGCTGCATTTCTTCGCCAAGCCCGGGATGCTGCATGACAGCGACCATCTCCAGCGCTTCGGCTTCATCCCGAGCCCGCAGACGATCAACACCGATGACGCCACGTTGCGCCGGTTCGGCTACGCGAACGTCTACGACAAGACCAAGCCGGTGCCGGCGCGGCTGTGGGATCCACCGGTCAACTGGGGCCGCCAGGCCGATAACGTCGACGGCCTGCCGGTCGGCTTTGCGCGCATGACCGGCGTGGCCGATCCTGCGACCGGCAAGGTCGGCGAGGATCGGATCGGGCTCACCTGCGCCGCCTGCCACACCGGGCAGATCCACTACAAAGGCATCGACATCCGCTTCGACGGCGGCCCAGCGATGACCGATCTCAGGAAGCTCGAGATCACGACCGGCCTGTCGATCGCCTACACGCTGCTCGTGCCCGGCCGCTTCACGCGCTTCGCCGACCGTGTGCTCGGCCCCTCCGCCAGCGATGCCGACCGCGATGCGCTGAAGCAGAAGCTGAGTGCGATCGGCACGTTCCTGAAAGACTGGGAAACGACCTACGACAAGACCATCGCGGGCAAGACCAGGTTCAACGAGAAGACGAAGCGCGAAGAGCAGCAGCAGGACACCGAGGAAGGATATGGCCGCCTCGACGCGCTCAACCGCATCGGCAATCAGGTCTTCTCACAGGATATGGCGCTGAGTGGCCTCAGCGGCTTCGAGAAGAATCTGCATGCCAAGGACGCACCGGTCAGCTTCCCGCCGATCTGGACCATCCCCTGGCTCAAATACGCGCAATATGACGCGTCCATCGAGCAGCCGCTGATCCGCAATGCCGGCGAAGCGCTGGGCGTGACCGCGCTGCTCAACCTGTCCGACAACAGCCCTAAGGACACGCTGTTTCGCTCGTCGATGGACATCAAGAATCTGAACTGGATCGAGGACCTGCTGAAGGGATCGGCGCCCTTTCCGAAGAAGCAGCTCTCCGGACTGACCTCGCCGAAATGGCCATCGGACATCTTCGGTGACGCCGCGTGGAAAATCGATGGCGAGCGCGTCAAACGCGGCCGCAAGCTCTATGCGGATATCTGCGTCGAATGCCATCTCGGTCCGGTCAACGATCCCGTGTTCGACAGCGAATTTCCGGACCAGAGCATCTGGTCTTCGTCACGGTGGGAAACCATCGGCAACGACAAACTCCTGAACGAGGTCCAGAAAAGCGCCAAAGGCATGGGAACGGACCCGGCTCAGGCCAGCATATTGGCGACGCGGACGGTTCAGGTGCCGGGCTTCCTCAAACTCGACCCCACGCAGAACCTCAATACCTGGTGGGGCTGCAATCTGCCCGACGTCTCTTCGACCGACATGCCGTACGCGCTCGGCCTGATGGTGCTCGTCGACATCGTCAGCCGCAAGGCGATGGACGATGCCAAGATCGATCCGAAGGTTCAGCAGGCCTGGTGGGGGGCGCGCAAGAACTGCCCCAATTCCGGTCCGCAACCGCCGGACAAGCTGGAGAAGGGGCCCTGGTATCGCGCGCGCCCGCTCAACGGCGTCTGGGCCACCGCGCCGTACCTGCACAACGGATCGGTACCCTCGCTCTACTGGATGCTGAGCCCCGCGGCGGAGCGTCCCAAATCGTTCTGCATGGGTGGCGATCGCGACTATGATCCGAAGCAGGTCGGCTTCGCGGTCACCGACGGCGAGAGCTGCAAGACCGGGCAGTCGCGCTTCTCGACGCTGGCGTCTGACGGCACCGAGCTGTACGGCAACAGCAATGCCGGCCACTCGTTCGATGGCACGCCGGGTCCCGGCAAAGACGGCACCATCGGTCGTGTGCTCAAGGAGCAGGAGCGCTACGATTTGATCGAGTATTTGAAGACGCTGTGAGTTGTCTTCGCCTCTCCCCGCCTGCGGGGAGAGGCCGACACGCGAAGCGTGGCGGGTGAGGGGGACTCTCCACAAGCCCAACTCTCACCGTCCCCGTGGAGACTCTCCCTCACCCCAACCCTCTCCCCGCAAGCGGGGCGAGGGAGCAGATCTCACTTGAACAGCGGCGTGCCCGGCACGAACGCGTCGAACGCTGCCCAGAACTGGGAGCGGTAGCGGTCCTGCTCCTGCAGGATCTCGTGCTTCGACCCAGCGATCACGAGATGCGAGCCGGCACGCAAATGATAGGCGAACTCCTCGATCGCGGCAGTGGAAACGACCGTGTCGTTGGAGGCCGCCAGCATCAGGATCGGCTGGCGGATCTCGGAGGGGTAGTTCATGCCCTTGAACGCGTGCATGGCGCGGAAGGCCGTATCGGCCCAGGCGACGGTCGGTGATGCCAGGCCAAGCGTCGGGTCCTCCTCCAGGATCGCGGCGTTACGCGCGTAGCGCACGGGATCGCTGGTGAGAGGATTGTTGATGAAGGGCGACAGGCCGGTGAGCTGGTCGCTGCCGCCGGGCACATAACCGCCGCCCCGTCCCAGCATCCGCATCGTCTTCAACAGCGCCCGCACCGGAAACGATGTGGCGCGACCGGGCAAATCGATCATCGGCGCGGTCAGCACCATACGGTCGAACCAGCGCTTCCGCGCATGCGCCAGCCGCAGCAGCACGGCGCCGCCCATGGAATGGGCCAGCGCGAAGAACGGCGGCGGGCAATCCGGCAGCACCACCTGCTGCACGAAGGTCTCCACGTCGATCTCGTAATCGGCGAAGTTGCGCACATATCCCTTGCGCGGATCGCGCAGGCGGCGCGCCGAATGGCCCTGCCCGCGCCAGTCGATCATCGCCACGGCAAAACCGCGGTCGCGCAGATCGCGCACCGTCTCGAAATATTTCTCGATCTGCTCGCTGCGGCCGGTGAAGACGCAAACCGTCCCCTTGCGGTTGGCCGGCGGCGCCCAGCGCGCGAACCGCAGCTCGACACCGTCGGGCGTCTTGATGGTGCCGCTGACGACGTCTTCAGGCACGGGATTGGACGGAATCGAGACCAGCGTCATGATGGGAAGTGCTTGGGCGCCAAGGGCCGTACTCAAGTCCTGAAAATCCAGGGGCGGGAGCGCCGAAAAGGCGCCGCTACCGCCCTCTTGAACGCCGTCTGGACCCACCCATATCATCTCCGTGCAGGCCGCTACCAGTGTTTCGGAACCGGAACATCAGGCTGCACACAGACGTCAGCCCGGCCCGATTGGCGGGCGGGTTACCAAACAGTCGCTCAATGGAGGACTTGACCATGCGTACCTACGATCTCACCCCCTTCTATCGTTCCACCGTCGGCTTCGACCGCCTCTTCAACCTGCTCGACCAGGCAAGTTCGGATGGCAGCCCCGGTTATCCCCCCTACAACATCGAGCGCACCGGCGAGAACGCCTATCGCATCACCGTTGCGGTCTCGGGCTTTGCCAAGGATGAGCTTTCCATCGTCGCGAAGGAAAACACGCTGACGATCAAGGGCGAGAAAGTCGCCAACGAGAACTCGAAATCCGAAGTGCTCTATCGCGGCATCGCCGCCCGCGCCTTCGAGCGCGCCTTCCAGCTTGCCGATTTCGTGCAGGTGAAGGACGCGTCGCTCGAGAACGGCCTGCTTCATGTCGACCTCGTCCGCGAGATTCCCGAAGCCAAGAAGCCGCGCCAGATCGCGATCAACAGCGGCGCCGCGAAGGCCCAGGTGATCGAGAACTCGGTCGCCGCCTAAGCCGCGCACGTCACTTCCAGGTTGCGAAAACGCCCCGGTGCCCCGGGGCGTTTTTTTGCATCGCATCACAGGGTGGTGAGGAGGCGTAACAGCGCCGCCACCCGCTCCGTCCTTGGGACATCGCAGCCAAAACCAGGACGGAGAACAATCATGACTTTCTGGCGCAGCCTTTTCGTCGCCGCGAGCCTGCTGGCAGCCCCCATCGGCCTTGCCCAGGCACAGACCCCACAGGCCGTGAGGGCCAAGAACGTCGTGCTGGTGCACGGCGCCTGGGCCGACGGCTCGAGCTGGTCGGAGGTGATCCCGATTCTTCAGGCTGCCGGGCTCAACGTCACCGCCGTGCAGAATCCGCTGGGATCGCTCGCCGAGTCGGTCGAGGCGACCAAGCGTGTGCTGGCCGAGCAGGAGGGGCCGACGGTGCTGGTCGCGCATTCCTGGGGCGGCACCGTGATCAGCCAGGTCGGCACCGATCCAAGGGTCACCGGCCTCGTCTATATCGCCGCGCGCGCGCCCGATGCCAATGAGGATTTCATTGCGTTGTCGAAGCAGTTTCCCACCGGTCCCGCGCGCGCCGGCATCGTCGAGCACGACGGCTACACCAGCCTATCGGAAGACGCCTTCCTGAAATATTTCGCCAACGGCGTCGCGCCGGAACGCGCCAAGGAGCTCTACGCGGTCCAATGGCCGACGGCCGCCTCGATCTTCGCCGGCCGCACCACAGAAGCCGCTTGGCGTTCGAAGCCGAGCTGGTACGCGGTGTCGAAGAATGACGGTACCATCAACCCCGACTTCGAGCGCTTCCTCGCCAAGCGGATGAACGCGACCACGATCGAGCTCGACGCCGGCCACCTCTCGCTGGTGTCGCATCCGAAAGAGGTGGCGAATCTGATCCTGGAGGCGGCGGGCTATCCGCGCAGCTGAGGCATTGCCTCTGTGGTGCCATAGCGCCCGAGCTCTTCGGGCGCTTCTTGCATGCTCAGCCTAATCCAGTCCCTGCA encodes:
- a CDS encoding LysE family translocator, which encodes MLGIHEIWLFVLGVLLNITPGPDSVYVIGRSMQMGWRGGAAAAFGISCGCFFHVAGAAIGLSALLMASSTAFSILKLVGAAYLVLTGLQMLWSRPGLLAVKDEAERSPLRRVFLQGVFTNALNPKVALFFLAFLPQFVAADAPHKPLAFLTLGLIFICTGTLWCLVLAAFAAKAAHRMRQSEGVIAWVNRALGGLFIYLGIRVAMLEAR
- a CDS encoding adenylate/guanylate cyclase domain-containing protein, producing the protein MERRLAAIVCADVAGYSRMMGIDEAGTHAAFKAHRSAIHPIILNHGGRVVKNTGDGFLLEFPSIVGATEAAIAMQVLMAERNHHLPADRAMQFRLGIHMGDIIADEDEVFGDDVNIAVRLESVASPGGFAISAKAYKEASKHLTVPLVDGGNHRFKNIRDPIGVWTWSPEGAPPLAPELKEGSALSQPYRTAIVGVLPFANLSDATDEYFSDGLTEDLIHALSLQSFYRVLSRNSTFAFKGKNVSTRVIAREIDATYLIQGSVRRAGAKIRVTAELIAPESGEQLWTGRYDRDIGDLFAMQDEITTNLSAAIATEIVRAEASAPARPTNDITAWDRFLKGLSHYYRQTKEDLGAAVGLFREAIALDPKLSIAHAYLATIQIQSIQFGWVRGTREMWAEAMQLAETSVRLDPRSSFAFSILSWAHAMEGHDEAAMDAAKRAVALNPYDMGARGVLGICHFVIGEHRQAIELFSMAAQRDNSDPRYQWAALTAFSHYLVRQYDATLSWAREQLYVNPNHMQALAIRAAALAQLGRTNEAAEATGVLMSNYPTLNVDRHLRNFHWKRPEDIAHYRDGLLKAGVPASKLTLIQSDVRRAAES
- a CDS encoding di-heme-cytochrome C peroxidase; translation: MDNSRKTPFDPSIEVSPNNPCPFLRGLVGEGLVDGGTVPLRTLSQTIANASGETGLKKTSARIQVRGVALIANGACHILQSIFWGAQLDRLRGGPLDKLGAGSRILGVDGKVNEDEFSRLAGFGGTCVDPDGGTEIGLNASQIQTFMNDNLKRAGNQARWYYPLLMKFEWPILLRIMGKGQGDDRYLSVAEVRTLFNERKFPDRITQRIVSQPVTPPSLILRAAGGLVAALLLLGIVALRFPDQFQPMLPHVIGQFVAPPLPRLVEPRAAYWLEQNWALEDRHWFHHASQGTATFPVPYSWFMALEQPRLHFFAKPGMLHDSDHLQRFGFIPSPQTINTDDATLRRFGYANVYDKTKPVPARLWDPPVNWGRQADNVDGLPVGFARMTGVADPATGKVGEDRIGLTCAACHTGQIHYKGIDIRFDGGPAMTDLRKLEITTGLSIAYTLLVPGRFTRFADRVLGPSASDADRDALKQKLSAIGTFLKDWETTYDKTIAGKTRFNEKTKREEQQQDTEEGYGRLDALNRIGNQVFSQDMALSGLSGFEKNLHAKDAPVSFPPIWTIPWLKYAQYDASIEQPLIRNAGEALGVTALLNLSDNSPKDTLFRSSMDIKNLNWIEDLLKGSAPFPKKQLSGLTSPKWPSDIFGDAAWKIDGERVKRGRKLYADICVECHLGPVNDPVFDSEFPDQSIWSSSRWETIGNDKLLNEVQKSAKGMGTDPAQASILATRTVQVPGFLKLDPTQNLNTWWGCNLPDVSSTDMPYALGLMVLVDIVSRKAMDDAKIDPKVQQAWWGARKNCPNSGPQPPDKLEKGPWYRARPLNGVWATAPYLHNGSVPSLYWMLSPAAERPKSFCMGGDRDYDPKQVGFAVTDGESCKTGQSRFSTLASDGTELYGNSNAGHSFDGTPGPGKDGTIGRVLKEQERYDLIEYLKTL
- a CDS encoding alpha/beta fold hydrolase is translated as MTLVSIPSNPVPEDVVSGTIKTPDGVELRFARWAPPANRKGTVCVFTGRSEQIEKYFETVRDLRDRGFAVAMIDWRGQGHSARRLRDPRKGYVRNFADYEIDVETFVQQVVLPDCPPPFFALAHSMGGAVLLRLAHARKRWFDRMVLTAPMIDLPGRATSFPVRALLKTMRMLGRGGGYVPGGSDQLTGLSPFINNPLTSDPVRYARNAAILEEDPTLGLASPTVAWADTAFRAMHAFKGMNYPSEIRQPILMLAASNDTVVSTAAIEEFAYHLRAGSHLVIAGSKHEILQEQDRYRSQFWAAFDAFVPGTPLFK
- a CDS encoding Hsp20 family protein, with protein sequence MRTYDLTPFYRSTVGFDRLFNLLDQASSDGSPGYPPYNIERTGENAYRITVAVSGFAKDELSIVAKENTLTIKGEKVANENSKSEVLYRGIAARAFERAFQLADFVQVKDASLENGLLHVDLVREIPEAKKPRQIAINSGAAKAQVIENSVAA
- a CDS encoding alpha/beta fold hydrolase, with the translated sequence MTFWRSLFVAASLLAAPIGLAQAQTPQAVRAKNVVLVHGAWADGSSWSEVIPILQAAGLNVTAVQNPLGSLAESVEATKRVLAEQEGPTVLVAHSWGGTVISQVGTDPRVTGLVYIAARAPDANEDFIALSKQFPTGPARAGIVEHDGYTSLSEDAFLKYFANGVAPERAKELYAVQWPTAASIFAGRTTEAAWRSKPSWYAVSKNDGTINPDFERFLAKRMNATTIELDAGHLSLVSHPKEVANLILEAAGYPRS